In a genomic window of Halalkalibacillus sediminis:
- a CDS encoding YkoF family thiamine/hydroxymethylpyrimidine-binding protein, producing the protein MSNDCGTSRIAGCQFTLHPMTDKFVDVILGALEEVDTTNVWKDTDDVSTCIRGKMVHIFDVTKAIFLHAAKTGEHVAMSGTFSIGCPGDSSGDVYMDVTDEVLNEVKSKDISQKAGCKFALYPMGREDYMDKIYEQIDLSKARGVDVSASHYATRLDGEVNDIFHTLEESFDKVQEKVSHVTMTFTISANSPSTKK; encoded by the coding sequence ATGAGTAATGATTGTGGAACAAGCAGAATTGCAGGGTGTCAGTTCACTCTTCACCCCATGACAGACAAATTTGTCGATGTAATCCTAGGGGCACTTGAAGAGGTAGATACTACGAATGTCTGGAAGGACACGGACGATGTGAGCACTTGTATACGAGGAAAAATGGTTCATATTTTTGACGTCACTAAGGCGATTTTCCTCCATGCAGCAAAAACGGGTGAACATGTAGCAATGAGCGGGACGTTCTCGATTGGTTGCCCAGGGGATTCTTCCGGCGATGTGTATATGGACGTAACGGATGAAGTATTGAACGAGGTAAAATCGAAAGATATATCTCAAAAAGCAGGCTGTAAATTCGCCCTTTACCCTATGGGCCGTGAAGATTATATGGATAAAATCTATGAACAAATCGATCTATCAAAAGCTCGAGGTGTTGATGTCAGTGCTTCCCACTATGCCACTCGTTTGGACGGGGAAGTTAATGATATTTTTCACACGTTAGAAGAATCATTCGATAAAGTACAAGAAAAAGTCTCACACGTAACGATGACTTTCACAATATCTGCGAATAGTCCATCGACGAAAAAATAG
- a CDS encoding M24 family metallopeptidase, which yields MDKLTSIRHDKTQIDLVKLRNYRLGRVREQLQSLGYGGIVLFDPVNLRYATGSRNMQVFMLRNPGRYVFIPADGPVVLFDFPNCEHLSEGIETIDEVRSALTMSYVASGYNLEDTAKKWAQEIADLMRQHAGENNKIAVDKIHPSGAIALAKEGMRVVDGQEPIEHARSIKSKEEIEAMKISVRTAEAGMVRMVEELKPGVTENELWSHLHQTNIAQGGDYVETRLLSSGERTNPWFQECSDKVINEGELVAFDTDMNGPLGYFTDISRTFYCGDSKPTDEQRRLYQTAYEQVQFNKELLKPGMTFKEYAEKGWQIPDEFFPNRYFTVAHGTGLSGEYPYIVYSEDFDEKGYDGVIEENMVISVESYIGSPGGKEGVKLEEQLLVTKDGVENFSSFPFEEKLLK from the coding sequence ATGGATAAATTAACGAGTATTCGACATGATAAAACTCAAATCGATCTAGTAAAATTGCGCAACTACCGACTTGGACGAGTTCGTGAACAGTTACAATCATTAGGTTATGGTGGGATTGTGTTATTCGATCCAGTCAATTTGAGGTACGCAACAGGCAGTAGGAACATGCAAGTGTTTATGTTACGAAACCCTGGACGTTATGTCTTTATACCAGCAGACGGGCCAGTTGTATTATTTGACTTCCCTAACTGTGAACATTTATCAGAAGGTATTGAAACAATAGATGAAGTCAGATCGGCACTGACTATGTCTTATGTAGCGTCTGGCTATAATTTAGAGGATACAGCTAAGAAATGGGCCCAAGAAATCGCTGATCTCATGCGACAACACGCCGGAGAAAATAATAAGATTGCTGTTGATAAAATTCATCCTTCAGGGGCTATAGCTCTAGCAAAAGAAGGGATGCGTGTGGTTGACGGCCAAGAACCGATTGAGCATGCACGCAGCATAAAGAGTAAAGAAGAGATTGAGGCAATGAAAATATCTGTTCGTACAGCGGAAGCCGGTATGGTGCGAATGGTGGAAGAACTTAAACCTGGTGTTACTGAAAATGAATTATGGTCACACCTTCATCAAACAAATATTGCTCAAGGTGGGGACTACGTAGAAACTCGATTGCTAAGCTCTGGGGAACGAACGAACCCATGGTTTCAGGAGTGTAGTGATAAAGTGATCAATGAGGGTGAACTCGTAGCATTCGATACGGATATGAACGGACCACTAGGCTATTTCACAGATATTAGTCGTACGTTTTATTGTGGTGACAGTAAACCGACGGATGAACAGAGACGCCTTTATCAAACTGCATATGAGCAGGTTCAATTTAATAAAGAGTTGCTTAAGCCAGGTATGACCTTTAAGGAATATGCAGAAAAAGGTTGGCAAATTCCAGATGAATTTTTCCCGAACCGTTACTTTACAGTGGCTCATGGTACTGGGTTAAGTGGAGAATACCCTTACATTGTCTATTCGGAAGATTTCGATGAAAAAGGATACGATGGTGTCATTGAAGAGAACATGGTGATCAGTGTAGAAAGCTATATAGGATCGCCTGGAGGTAAAGAAGGGGTCAAACTAGAAGAGCAACTTCTAGTAACAAAAGATGGCGTCGAAAATTTTTCTTCGTTTCCATTCGAAGAAAAGCTTTTAAAATAG
- a CDS encoding GntR family transcriptional regulator, translated as MSENQRKIPLYMQIKSKLIDRINENEWNPGDAIPSESQLMKYYNVSRTTVRQAIRDLAQDGIIETRRGAAARLKSAPEEDVNNTGVVHHEVGEEFSVKVLRAYQADNHQFAKHQLKLDDHTDVYLLERIRIADGIPIGLQQLFTPTYIGEILEKEGFTYFDIFPVLGKHMVNYSTIKENVTSCLANQHEADLLGIMSGDPLIEITRLTLGLDHTPIEFSKTKYVPSNFNYNIEIGR; from the coding sequence ATGTCAGAAAATCAAAGAAAAATCCCATTATATATGCAAATTAAAAGTAAATTAATAGACCGCATAAATGAGAACGAATGGAACCCTGGTGACGCAATTCCTTCTGAAAGCCAATTGATGAAGTATTACAACGTTAGTCGAACGACTGTACGTCAGGCAATACGGGACTTAGCGCAAGATGGAATCATTGAAACACGTAGAGGTGCGGCGGCTCGGTTAAAATCGGCACCAGAGGAGGATGTGAATAACACAGGGGTTGTGCATCATGAAGTTGGAGAAGAATTTTCTGTGAAAGTGTTAAGAGCTTACCAGGCAGATAATCACCAATTCGCAAAGCATCAGCTGAAACTCGATGATCATACTGATGTTTATTTGTTGGAACGCATTCGTATAGCAGATGGAATCCCAATCGGATTACAGCAATTATTCACACCTACTTACATCGGAGAGATATTGGAAAAGGAAGGCTTCACTTATTTCGATATATTTCCAGTGTTAGGAAAACATATGGTTAATTATTCAACCATTAAAGAAAATGTGACTTCTTGTCTAGCGAACCAACATGAAGCTGATTTATTAGGCATTATGAGTGGGGATCCCTTGATCGAAATAACTAGATTAACACTAGGGTTAGATCATACTCCAATCGAATTTTCCAAGACGAAATACGTACCATCTAACTTTAATTATAATATAGAAATCGGTCGGTAA
- a CDS encoding ABC transporter ATP-binding protein — MKTVQHNFQNQPPLIELKNFSFGYEKSEWTLNNLSFSINDDETILLMGSSGSGKSSLALCLNGLYPEAVEGYSKGSVLFMGHDISEMKKGVLNQKIGIVFQDPESQFCMITVEDELAFTLENLSVPREEIDCKIGNILQTIGMEKYRHEKIHELSGGQKQKIALAAVLLMEPELLILDEPTANLDPVSSLEFIQLIERIQQEQNISLLVIEHQAEDWQEAASRLIVIDSKGEILLDDKPEYIFTNHQELLNEEGIFLPKEFQDTPALAFTQPKPRVSSEKILSLENVSFSRKSKQILNDISMDIHRREIIAIAGENGAGKSTLLQIISALLPINEGKINFLGQPISEWGENDLRKRMGFVFQNPEHQFITDTVYDELAFGLRLNHADDKKINSTVSELMHFFHLEKEKWKNPFSLSGGQKRRLSVATMLDETPDLLLFDEPTFGQDAKTSSELMKKMIELTEMGVAIVMVTHDMELVDRYCDRVMVLNEGSIAFQGKPKSLWRNNELLNRSRLRKPHRVRFRNDMDEEAVYDLLY, encoded by the coding sequence GTGAAGACCGTGCAGCATAACTTTCAAAATCAACCACCATTAATCGAGTTGAAGAATTTCTCTTTCGGCTATGAAAAAAGTGAATGGACGTTAAATAATTTATCGTTTTCAATCAATGATGATGAAACCATTTTATTAATGGGGTCTAGTGGATCAGGCAAAAGCAGCCTCGCTCTTTGCCTGAACGGCTTGTACCCAGAAGCCGTAGAGGGATATTCAAAAGGTTCAGTCTTATTTATGGGCCACGATATTTCGGAAATGAAAAAGGGTGTACTGAATCAAAAAATAGGTATCGTTTTCCAAGATCCAGAGAGTCAATTTTGCATGATCACTGTGGAGGATGAGCTTGCTTTTACATTGGAGAACTTAAGTGTTCCACGTGAGGAAATCGATTGTAAAATCGGGAATATCCTTCAAACCATAGGGATGGAAAAATACAGACATGAGAAGATTCATGAACTTTCTGGAGGTCAAAAACAGAAAATAGCCTTAGCTGCTGTATTGTTGATGGAACCTGAACTACTCATATTAGATGAGCCAACAGCTAACCTAGACCCTGTATCAAGTCTTGAGTTTATTCAATTAATTGAGAGAATCCAACAAGAACAGAATATAAGTTTACTTGTAATAGAGCACCAAGCAGAGGATTGGCAAGAAGCCGCTTCTAGATTGATTGTTATTGATAGTAAAGGAGAAATACTTCTCGACGATAAGCCTGAATATATTTTCACCAACCACCAAGAGTTATTGAATGAGGAAGGTATATTTCTGCCGAAAGAATTTCAGGATACACCAGCACTCGCCTTTACTCAACCTAAACCTCGTGTATCATCAGAAAAAATTTTATCGCTTGAAAATGTATCTTTTTCAAGAAAATCAAAACAAATTCTTAATGATATTTCCATGGATATCCACAGAAGAGAAATCATCGCAATTGCAGGTGAAAATGGAGCAGGAAAATCGACTTTACTACAGATAATATCTGCCCTTCTCCCTATAAATGAAGGGAAAATTAACTTCCTTGGTCAACCCATTTCAGAATGGGGCGAAAATGACCTCCGTAAAAGGATGGGGTTCGTTTTTCAAAACCCTGAGCATCAGTTCATCACCGACACTGTATATGATGAATTGGCTTTTGGATTGCGGTTGAATCATGCAGATGATAAAAAAATCAATTCCACTGTTAGTGAGTTGATGCACTTCTTTCATTTAGAAAAAGAAAAATGGAAGAATCCGTTTTCGCTGAGTGGAGGGCAAAAAAGAAGATTAAGCGTCGCCACGATGTTGGATGAAACACCAGATCTACTTCTTTTCGATGAACCTACGTTCGGACAGGACGCAAAAACTTCTAGTGAATTAATGAAAAAAATGATCGAGTTGACTGAAATGGGGGTTGCTATAGTTATGGTTACACACGATATGGAATTAGTGGACCGTTATTGTGACCGGGTAATGGTATTGAATGAAGGAAGTATAGCTTTCCAAGGAAAGCCTAAATCACTTTGGAGAAATAACGAGTTACTGAACCGTTCAAGGTTGAGGAAGCCTCACCGAGTTCGCTTTAGAAATGATATGGATGAGGAAGCTGTTTATGATCTCCTCTATTAA
- a CDS encoding HD domain-containing protein gives MERQIIIMETEKYVQKQLEGEGTGHDWWHIHRVTELTKKIAEKENADYFICLMAALTHDLIDEKVTNKTKRAMNQLMKWFDQMEIPSKEQKRIIEIITTISFKGGNKPTPSTLEAKVVQDADRLDAIGAIGIARCFTYAGSAGNIIHDPEVKPREEITEEDYRKKDGTAIQHFYEKLLKLKDLMNTETGLKIAEERHRFMEIYLDQFYMEWNGEK, from the coding sequence ATGGAACGACAAATAATAATTATGGAAACAGAAAAATATGTTCAGAAACAGTTAGAAGGAGAAGGTACAGGCCATGACTGGTGGCACATCCATCGAGTGACCGAGCTTACCAAGAAGATTGCGGAAAAAGAAAATGCTGATTACTTTATTTGTTTGATGGCCGCTTTGACGCATGATCTGATTGATGAAAAAGTGACGAATAAAACAAAAAGAGCAATGAATCAACTGATGAAGTGGTTCGATCAAATGGAGATACCCTCAAAAGAGCAGAAACGGATTATCGAAATTATCACCACGATATCTTTTAAAGGAGGAAATAAACCTACGCCTTCCACATTAGAAGCAAAAGTAGTCCAAGATGCAGATCGACTGGACGCTATTGGGGCGATTGGGATTGCAAGGTGCTTCACTTACGCTGGTTCAGCAGGGAACATCATCCACGACCCCGAAGTGAAACCAAGAGAAGAAATTACTGAGGAAGATTATCGAAAAAAGGACGGAACAGCCATTCAGCATTTTTATGAAAAACTACTGAAGTTAAAAGACTTGATGAATACCGAGACAGGCCTAAAAATTGCTGAGGAAAGACATAGGTTCATGGAAATATACCTAGACCAGTTTTATATGGAGTGGAATGGAGAGAAGTAG
- a CDS encoding energy-coupling factor transporter transmembrane component T family protein, translating to MISSINPSVKAIAVLIPGVLLGFMFDIFTPLAYFIFILLVTFTISGISIVKWLKIFSAFLVLVLGFAWMTMLYASDTYAGGEVLFEVWEFDVTTGSVMIAISLALRSMCFLSLSLLFVLTTDSTKFMLSLMQQLKLPPKLTYGILAGYRFLPTFQEELSVLRKAHRIRGVKRSRGIRGRINQFKRYSIPLLANAIRKAERVAIAMESKGFTDERDRTHYHEMKVRTRDWVFFGAIVGMFFVIVITSYSLGYLNIFGRKV from the coding sequence ATGATCTCCTCTATTAATCCGAGTGTAAAAGCTATAGCGGTCTTGATCCCTGGAGTTCTCCTGGGGTTCATGTTTGATATATTCACACCACTAGCCTATTTCATTTTCATCCTATTAGTGACGTTTACCATTTCAGGAATATCAATTGTTAAATGGCTCAAGATCTTCAGTGCATTCTTAGTATTGGTTTTGGGTTTCGCGTGGATGACGATGCTTTATGCCAGCGATACATACGCTGGTGGTGAAGTATTATTCGAAGTGTGGGAATTTGATGTAACAACGGGCAGCGTGATGATTGCGATTAGCTTGGCATTAAGGTCCATGTGTTTCTTATCGTTATCATTGCTGTTTGTGCTAACAACTGATTCGACGAAATTCATGTTAAGTCTGATGCAGCAATTAAAGCTTCCGCCAAAGTTGACCTATGGAATCTTGGCTGGGTATCGATTCCTCCCTACTTTCCAAGAAGAGTTATCTGTTTTGCGAAAGGCACACCGCATTCGCGGCGTGAAAAGATCTCGTGGCATTCGAGGGAGAATCAACCAGTTCAAGCGTTATTCGATCCCTTTACTAGCTAACGCTATCCGAAAAGCTGAAAGGGTGGCCATTGCAATGGAGTCTAAAGGCTTCACCGATGAGCGCGACCGTACCCATTATCATGAGATGAAGGTGCGAACAAGAGACTGGGTCTTCTTCGGGGCTATCGTAGGGATGTTTTTCGTTATCGTCATAACCTCTTACTCCCTCGGTTACCTAAATATATTTGGTAGGAAAGTTTAG
- a CDS encoding ECF transporter S component: MLANWKLKEIVLMSILGVVFALVYLLFFFFGQVIRNILTPFGLAAFGYEIIFGIWFIVSIIAAYIIRKPGAAFTSEVIAGVVQVLVGSPAGPALILTAAVQGAGAELPFALTKWRDYRLRILVLAGVSAAFFSFFWHLYSSGNIILAPWLIIATFVVRLISGALLAGVLGKWLSDQLAKTGVVRGYALGKEKQEQREDRAA, translated from the coding sequence GTGTTAGCAAATTGGAAGTTAAAAGAGATCGTTTTAATGTCCATACTGGGTGTGGTCTTTGCTTTAGTATATTTATTGTTTTTCTTTTTCGGTCAAGTGATTCGAAATATCTTGACTCCGTTCGGCCTTGCGGCATTTGGCTATGAGATCATTTTCGGCATTTGGTTCATCGTTTCGATCATAGCAGCTTATATCATCCGAAAACCTGGAGCTGCATTCACTTCTGAAGTCATTGCCGGGGTGGTACAGGTGCTAGTTGGTAGTCCTGCAGGTCCTGCGTTGATTCTTACTGCCGCTGTTCAAGGGGCTGGTGCAGAGCTTCCATTTGCACTGACTAAATGGCGAGATTATCGTCTAAGAATATTAGTCTTAGCCGGAGTATCTGCTGCCTTCTTCAGTTTCTTCTGGCATCTATATTCTTCAGGGAACATCATTTTAGCCCCATGGTTGATTATTGCTACGTTTGTCGTCCGACTGATCAGTGGTGCATTACTGGCAGGTGTACTCGGCAAATGGCTGAGTGACCAATTAGCGAAGACAGGCGTCGTGCGTGGATATGCTCTTGGAAAGGAGAAGCAAGAACAACGTGAAGACCGTGCAGCATAA
- a CDS encoding glycine betaine ABC transporter substrate-binding protein, which produces MKNVKKLFPVLVLGLILLLAACGGEDDQADSGDGNEAEEEKGSISIGMNNWAENVAVSNMWKIVLEEKGYDVSLEPVEKAILYEGLANQDLDIGMEVWLPNTDKSFYNEYEEEIDWRENWYEGTDLALVVPSYMEDINSIEDLNANKEKFESQIYGIDPGSSLMGLTEEVVAEYNLDYELVPSSEPSMMAELDNRMSSEEPVVVTLWKPHWAFAEMDLKILEDPKNIYGDSENILYAARLGLEDEHPEIVEWFDNFMLNDDQLGSLMAELNEAESEEEGAQNWIDDNRDLIEEWTGGSE; this is translated from the coding sequence ATGAAAAACGTGAAAAAGTTATTTCCAGTCTTAGTGCTAGGACTGATCTTGCTTCTTGCTGCCTGTGGTGGCGAAGATGATCAGGCTGATAGCGGGGACGGTAATGAAGCTGAAGAGGAAAAAGGTTCTATATCTATAGGAATGAACAACTGGGCAGAAAATGTTGCTGTGTCTAATATGTGGAAGATTGTATTAGAAGAGAAAGGATATGATGTTTCATTAGAGCCTGTTGAGAAAGCTATTCTTTATGAAGGATTAGCAAATCAGGACTTAGATATAGGTATGGAGGTTTGGTTACCTAATACAGATAAATCTTTCTATAATGAATACGAAGAAGAAATTGATTGGCGTGAGAACTGGTATGAAGGAACTGATTTAGCGCTAGTTGTCCCTTCTTACATGGAAGATATTAATAGTATTGAGGACTTGAATGCCAATAAAGAGAAGTTTGAATCTCAAATTTATGGAATCGATCCGGGATCAAGCCTTATGGGACTAACGGAAGAGGTAGTTGCTGAATATAATCTTGACTACGAATTAGTTCCTTCGTCTGAGCCAAGTATGATGGCTGAATTAGATAACCGTATGTCAAGTGAAGAACCAGTAGTTGTTACATTATGGAAACCACACTGGGCCTTCGCAGAAATGGATCTTAAAATCCTCGAGGATCCGAAGAATATTTATGGGGACTCTGAGAACATTCTATATGCCGCTCGATTAGGCTTAGAAGATGAACATCCAGAAATTGTTGAGTGGTTTGATAACTTCATGCTTAATGATGATCAGTTAGGAAGCTTAATGGCAGAATTAAATGAAGCTGAATCAGAAGAAGAAGGTGCGCAGAATTGGATCGATGATAACAGGGATCTAATTGAAGAGTGGACTGGTGGATCAGAATAA